TTGATATGCAGTGCAACAATACCCTTCTCCATTGCTTGCTGAGCTGCTCTACTCGCTGCAAGCATTGCAGCATAGGGACTTGGCTTCTCTCTATCGGCCTTGACTACCATACCACCGCTTGCTCGCGCTACGGTCTCTGCACCTGTTAGGTCAGTTATGTGGATTATAGTGTTGTTGTAACTTGAGTATATGTGTGCAACGCCCCACTTGATTTCACGCGCGGAGAATGCCATTCTTCCTCACCCCCATACAATACAACAATACAATATCATGGTGTTGCGTGTTTAGGCTGTCTCTTCTGTTTCGCCTTCCGTCTCGGCTACGCGCTTGGCTAGGGGGCTTGTAGGCGCGTAATCCACTAGGTCTTCTTCATCACGCTTCACCAGGTAGCCTGGGCTCCTTATTCGGCGCCCTGCAATAGCTATGTGCCCATGTACTATTAGCTGGCGCGCCTCGTGAATTGAGCGGGCCAAGCCCTTCTTGTACACTATTGTCTGTAGCCTCCTCTCAAGGAAGTGCTCAGCCGTCAGCCCGAGTACGTCGTCAAGTGTTGCGTTCTCTGGGAGTACACCGAGGTGGTGGAGGCGTGCTAGTAGTGCCTTCTCTTCCTTGGCTCTCACATCAGGAGGCAGGGCTAGTAGGCCACGTGCACGGTGGCGGAAGTACCTGGCGAGTGTCTCGAGCTTCCACAGTTCCTTCTTGTTACGGAGACCATACTTGCCCATAAGGTCTATCTCACGTAATAGACGCTCCTTAATCCAGGGGTGCTTTGGACCCTCCCACTTCTTACGCGGCCTCTTAGGGTCACCCATGAGCGCCACCTCCGGCTAGAGCGTTAGCTTTACTTACGTCTCTTCACACCAACAGTCATACCTATGCGGCCAGTCGTAGCTGTCCTCTGGCCGCGCACCTTGAGGCCGAGAGCGTGGCGTATACCTCTCCAGCTCTTAATCCTCTTCTCCCTCTCTATATCCTTCTTCACGTAGTAGATTAGGTCGGCACCAACCAGATGTAGATCCTTTCCTGTCTCGTAATCCTTACGCCTATTCAGCATCCAAGCAGGAATGCCTACAGCTGTGGGGTTTTCTATAGCCTTCTCGATCTTCTCTATCTCCGCGTCTGTCAGAAATCCTATCCTCTTATTGGGGTCAATGCCCAGGAGACGACACAGTGCAAAGGATAGGTTAATGCCTACACCCTTAATGAGTGCAAGACCATAAGCTACCTTGAGTTCGCCAGGTATATCCGTACCCATTATTCTTACTATGTACCTATACTGCTCGCTCAGACCTGCTCACCTCTGCCCCGTCTCCCGCGCAGAGAATCCCCAGCGCACCCAGGCTGAATAAACCCCTCTATAAGTAGCGTTGCCTCAGCCGCCACGGTACCTCGTCAACGCCCAACCAGGGCTCATATGGGCAAGTCCTCATCACTGGGTCAACCTAGACTGTAGGAGGCGTGCAAACCGAGGAGCTTAAGGATAGGAGGTGTGTGGACCGGGCGGCTGTTAGTGCCGCCGCGGGGATTCGAACCCCGGACCGCCCGGTCTTCAGCCGGGCGCTCTCCCGCTGAGCTACGGCGGCACCGTGTATAGGGGCAGAGATCTCTAGGGGCTCTTAAGGCTAACCATCCATAACTGCCTATCTGTTGATAAAGTCTCAGCTTTTCCGGCTCTCTTCATCCCTCGTCATGAGGTCAAGAGACCCTCTTCTCAGCACACCCGCATCAACGGTTATAATCACTCCCGCTTTTAGAGTGATGCTACGTGGGGCGCGGCGGTCGTCTAGCCTGGACTAGGACGCCGGCCTTCCAAGCCGGTGATCCCGGGTTCAAATCCCGGCCGCCGCACCATGTCCCTGCTTCTATCCATATCCACTATAGACCCGATTAGTTATGCTCAACAGTAGGACACACCCAGAACTAACACTTTTACCGATGGGATACACCTAATGAGACTACTACGCCCACAACATCATATAAGGATAAGAGTTAGCGGTTTCAATGATAGCTTTATAGATATTATGGATGCATTCTATAGGCTTTTAGCATCCGTAAAAGGAAGATACATACTTGAATGCAAATCCGGCAACTGTTCATCGTTCATAGAGCTGCCATCACAAGAGTACCAAGTACTTGTCGCAGCACCAGGACTTATATCTACGATAAAACTCGATACAGAAACGTCAGCTGAAGGAAGACTTCTTCCTCCACCCCGTGGAAACGAGTTATTGTGGTGTTTACCGTCTGACACGCAATACCGCCAGCATAGAAACTATACACGGAATGAGATAGTTGTCGGGTATTGTAACGACATAGCTGTAACCTTAGATGAGAATGCGCTACTTCGACACTTGCTTATAGTAGGTTCTACTGGCTCAGGCAAGAGCCATACTGCTGCAAGAATAGCAGCTTGTGCCCATAACTTAGGCTTTCAGAGCATTATATTAGATTGGCATGGAGAATATGAATACTTGCTAAGAAGTCAAGGCATTCGTGACTACGTAATCTTATCATACCCGAACCTCCCGCCAGTCGCACTTACAGCTTCTAATATACCTCTAGAAGTTTCTATATCGGTTCTAGAGCGGACTCTCGAGCTTAGCCAGTTTCAGTCAAGTATACTGGCTGCGTTCCTCATCCTTAGCACCACGCAAGATGCAAATCTAGCAAAAGGTCTACTAAACTCTCTTACTAATCACATAAATAGCAATGAATTATCAGATATAGCAAGTATACTCGATCAAGGTAATACTATTTCCGATTTAGTATATGTTATAGCTAAAATTTTTAATAAATATCGTGACGAATTTTCGAGAGCTGAACAAGAAATATGGTTAGCGCTAATACGAAGGCTAAACCTACTAGCTGCTAGTAGATATGCCAGTTTATTCATCATAAAAGATTCTGGTTATGTTACTGATTATTTCCTTAGAGGGACTGGACCAATAGTAATACGACTTAACGACATATTATCTCTACGAATTCGCAAGCTATATGCAATCTATCTCATAAACATGCTGTATTCGCAAGCTATAAGCAATAGACTGAGCAAGAAGTTACTAGTAGTGATAGAAGAGGGTCATAACATATTAGATAACGGAACTATTTCCGAGTTGGTGGCTGAGACCCGCAAATACGGAATCGGGTTTCTCGTTGTGGTGCATACGCCTCGTCTTTTGCCTGAATTAAGCGAGGCAAACTTCAACACAATAATTGCACATAGAATTACATCCATAAATGATAGAATAATTGTTGCAAGAGCGATAGGTCTTGATGACGACTACTTGCTAGCACAACTGGAGCCGGGAGACGTATTTATCAGAAAGCCAGGAACAAAAACGCCTTTTCTAGCAAAAATCGCTCTGGAGAAACCTTGCCTCATATGATATCTAGAACACAGAAATATCCCCATAAAAATGGTAGCCAGTCACACCGTTTTACAACCGTAGCAACACATTGGTTCTAACCGGAGTTTCCTATAGAGGGTGCGAGGAGTGTCGGAGAAGGTGTGGTGCGGGGGGTGGGATTTGAACCCACGCCGGCCTACGCCAGCGGGTCTTAAGCCCGCCCCCTTCGACCTGGCTCGGGCACCCCCGCACCACTCTAGCCGCTTTACTATTGACGAATAAGAGTCTCCAGATATATTCTTCTCAGCAATCCCACGTTATCTATTATGATTCACGTAATACACGACATTAGCACTGCATAGTGATTAGATTTAGGTTAAAGAAACTTTAGACATATGCGACTAGAATAAGCCCTTAGCTTAAGATGTATTCACGACGGCCATAGACAAGCTATAAGATGATAGTGTTAGGTGGCCTAAGATATTGAAACGTCTACACTTGGAACAGCCCACGGAACGTTATTCTTCAGCGCCTTCCAGTTCTTCCTGGAGAAGCTCTTGTAGAACCTCGCGATACTCCTCACGCTCCTGTTCCCACTCCTCGAGTGAACGTACTGGACGGCGCTTTGCCTCGCTGACTTTAAGTGTAGTTATTGTGCGTT
The window above is part of the Pyrodictium delaneyi genome. Proteins encoded here:
- a CDS encoding 30S ribosomal protein S4 produces the protein MGDPKRPRKKWEGPKHPWIKERLLREIDLMGKYGLRNKKELWKLETLARYFRHRARGLLALPPDVRAKEEKALLARLHHLGVLPENATLDDVLGLTAEHFLERRLQTIVYKKGLARSIHEARQLIVHGHIAIAGRRIRSPGYLVKRDEEDLVDYAPTSPLAKRVAETEGETEETA
- a CDS encoding 30S ribosomal protein S13, encoding MSEQYRYIVRIMGTDIPGELKVAYGLALIKGVGINLSFALCRLLGIDPNKRIGFLTDAEIEKIEKAIENPTAVGIPAWMLNRRKDYETGKDLHLVGADLIYYVKKDIEREKRIKSWRGIRHALGLKVRGQRTATTGRIGMTVGVKRRK
- a CDS encoding 30S ribosomal protein S11, encoding MAFSAREIKWGVAHIYSSYNNTIIHITDLTGAETVARASGGMVVKADREKPSPYAAMLAASRAAQQAMEKGIVALHIKVRAPGGHGPKTPGPGAQAAIRALARAGFIIGRIEDVTPLPHDTTRRPGGRRGRRV
- a CDS encoding ATP-binding protein, which codes for MRLLRPQHHIRIRVSGFNDSFIDIMDAFYRLLASVKGRYILECKSGNCSSFIELPSQEYQVLVAAPGLISTIKLDTETSAEGRLLPPPRGNELLWCLPSDTQYRQHRNYTRNEIVVGYCNDIAVTLDENALLRHLLIVGSTGSGKSHTAARIAACAHNLGFQSIILDWHGEYEYLLRSQGIRDYVILSYPNLPPVALTASNIPLEVSISVLERTLELSQFQSSILAAFLILSTTQDANLAKGLLNSLTNHINSNELSDIASILDQGNTISDLVYVIAKIFNKYRDEFSRAEQEIWLALIRRLNLLAASRYASLFIIKDSGYVTDYFLRGTGPIVIRLNDILSLRIRKLYAIYLINMLYSQAISNRLSKKLLVVIEEGHNILDNGTISELVAETRKYGIGFLVVVHTPRLLPELSEANFNTIIAHRITSINDRIIVARAIGLDDDYLLAQLEPGDVFIRKPGTKTPFLAKIALEKPCLI